In Rosa chinensis cultivar Old Blush chromosome 1, RchiOBHm-V2, whole genome shotgun sequence, a genomic segment contains:
- the LOC112196976 gene encoding protein DETOXIFICATION 34 — protein sequence MKITSSSTLGTSPDRKQTLDRKIDGVSAMESISYLHHAPTTFLGSRDGDYPPTRSFKDAKDICFAETAKLWTIAGPIAFNLLCYYGINSSTAIFVGHIGDVELSAVAISLNVIGNFSFGFLYGMASALETLCGQAFGAGQVGLLGIYLQRSWIIMTIACSCLLPIYIYAAPVLKLLGQDENIADVAGKLCIQIIPQMFSMAINFPTQRFLQAQSKVSFLSLFGFATLVLHIGLLCVFLKVFGWGMSSATAAFNISSWAMTLAQVVYIVGWCRDGWKGLSWLAFKDLWSFAKLSVASAIMLCLEIWYFMTILVITGHLDNAVIAVGSLAICMNVNGWEAILFVGINVAISVRVSNELGSAHPRAAEYSVIVAITEALLLGIFFGVVIMAAKDNFAIIFTNSKEMQQAVSRMAFLLSITMVINSVQHVISGVAVGGGWQALVAYINLFCYYIIGLPTGFFLGYRTSMRVEGIWVGMIFGTVLQTLILLYIVYKTNWIKEVEQATERIEQWTEEELVEIDQEHRIGQELKVDL from the exons ATGAAGATTACTAGCTCATCCACTCTTGGAACTTCACCTGATAGGAAACAAACCCTGGACAGAAAGATTGATGGAGTTTCAGCCATGGAAAGTATTTCATATCTCCACCATGCCCCTACGACATTTCTCGGGTCTAGAGATGGAGATTATCCACCAACCAGAAGCTTTAAGGATGCCAAGGACATATGTTTTGCAGAGACCGCAAAGCTTTGGACCATTGCAGGCCCCATTGCCTTTAACTTGTTGTGCTACTATGGTATTAACTCCTCCACAGCCATCTTTGTTGGACATATCGGAGACGTGGAGCTCTCTGCTGTTGCAATCTCTCTGAATGTCATCGGAAATTTCTCTTTTGGCTTCCTG TATGGTATGGCAAGTGCACTAGAAACACTATGTGGGCAGGCATTTGGTGCAGGGCAAGTAGGTCTGCTAGGAATTTACTTGCAACGCTCATGGATTATAATGACTATTGCGTGCTCCTGTTTACTGCCAATTTACATCTACGCAGCACCAGTCCTAAAGCTTCTTGGCCAAGACGAGAACATCGCAGATGTAGCCGGGAAATTATGTATCCAAATCATCCCTCAAATGTTTTCAATGGCCATCAACTTCCCAACCCAAAGGTTCTTGCAGGCACAGAGCAAAGTTTCATTTCTGTCACTGTTTGGTTTTGCAACTCTCGTATTACACATAGGACTCCTATGTGTCTTCCTCAAAGTTTTCGGTTGGGGAATGAGCAGCGCTACTGCAGCATTTAACATCTCATCCTGGGCGATGACATTGGCTCAGGTGGTTTATATAGTTGGTTGGTGTAGAGATGGCTGGAAGGGATTGTCATGGTTAGCTTTCAAGGACTTATGGTCCTTTGCAAAACTCTCTGTAGCTTCAGCTATTATGCTTTGCCTAGAGATTTGGTATTTCATGACCATACTAGTTATCACTGGCCACCTTGACAATGCTGTTATTGCTGTTGGCTCCCTTGCAATATG CATGAATGTGAATGGCTGGGAAGCAATACTATTTGTTGGGATCAATGTTGCGATAAG CGTTCGGGTCTCCAACGAGCTTGGATCAGCACATCCTAGAGCTGCAGAATACTCTGTCATTGTCGCCATCACCGAGGCTCTCCTTCTTGGGATTTTTTTCGGGGTGGTTATTATGGCTGCAAAGGACAATTTTGCCATCATCTTTACCAACAGCAAAGAGATGCAACAAGCCGTGTCTCGTATGGCTTTCCTCCTTAGTATTACAATGGTGATTAATAGTGTTCAGCACGTTATTTCAG GTGTTGCTGTTGGAGGAGGGTGGCAAGCTCTGGTGGCTTACATAAACTTATTTTGTTATTATATTATTGGGCTACCTACTGGGTTTTTTCTTGGTTACCGAACAAGTATGAGAGTTGAG GGAATTTGGGTTGGTATGATATTTGGGACAGTTTTGCAGACACTCATCCTCTTGTACATCGTTTATAAAACCAACTGGATCAAGGAG GTTGAACAAGCTACAGAAAGAATTGAACAGTGGACTGAAGAAGAACTAGTAGAAATTGATCAAGAACACAGGATTGGACAAGAATTGAAGGTGGATCTCTAA
- the LOC112182020 gene encoding lysine-specific demethylase JMJ25 — MESSPPHDRRCKRVAGPKSRPGELKSNGDKKIKRDSEVVEEDRRCNRRAGAWRCGEAAAVGKPMCRHHLAQSKSYQERKKKREGSGESDSGEEDGRDRKINAGGSENKKKKKKKKRRRRTASEFESESESEHRSRNRTVKAKVNGRSADSGSVMKKSKLKEEKPMEEGKSNKNKGSLMCHQCQRNDKSGVVHCSLCKSKRFCYECIERWYPGKSREEFEDACPFCRGNCNCKACLREFLVKPCREVEPSVKLQRLRYLLYKALPVLRHIYSEQSSELEIEAKIRGVHLTELDIKRTKVHQKERMYCDNCSTSIVDFHRSCPNPNCSYDLCLTCCKELRDGRQPGGNEGETSHQQALERAHKEVKGHCSESKVASTSDDSKVDPSISFPNWRADSDGSIPCPPKERGGCGNGKLELRRKFKANWVMKLLKNAEDVTTDFKWQEVDISQGCSWCQPNDSEETNDRKPERRQAAFRKNSHDNFLYCSDAIDISDDEIEHFQRHWMKGEPVIVRNVLDKTSGLSWEPMVMWRAFRETGAKVKFKEETKSVKAIDCLDWNEVEINIHQFFTGYLAGRMHKDKWPEMLKLKDWPSSTLFEERLPRHCAEFIAALPYSDYTDPKDSNAGILNLATRLPEGSLKPDMGPKTYIAYGFSEELGRGDSVTKLHCDMSDAVNVLTHTATVKIEPWQHNAIKNVKSKHEAEDLCDLYNEKNHKKGRVRGTLLKKTRNVLVKGADSSEYTKSGKVVENDHLVSTLQDGKGNKLDRAQSCRTSLLSDSVDPGILRSDETEHVPEPLATTELNEVKVASVGHQRNDVLKSTSPRANGVEKEQECAQCSSDMISGRLEGKDASRDASVNTHATKDFKGSDKLDIVHGGAVWDIFRIQDTPKLIEYLEKHKKEFRHLNNHPVDSVVHPIHDQTLYLNERHKKQLKEEFDVEPWTFEQHLGEAVFIPAGCPHQVRNRQSCIKVALDFVSPENLEVCLRLTEEFRLLPKTHRAKEDKLEVKKMTLYAVSSALREAKNLMPGLGTSNAEKDDK; from the exons ATGGAATCATCGCCGCCGCACGACCGCCGGTGCAAGCGCGTCGCCGGCCCGAAGTCGCGGCCCGGCGAGCTCAAGAGCAACGGGGATAAGAAGATCAAGAGAGACAGTGAAGTGGTGGAGGAGGATCGCCGCTGCAATCGCCGCGCCGGAGCGTGGCGGTGCGGCGAGGCGGCGGCGGTTGGGAAGCCGATGTGTCGACATCACTTGGCGCAGAGCAAGAGTTACcaggagaggaagaaaaagagagagggaagCGGAGAGAGTGATTCCGGCGAAGAAGACGGACGTGACCGGAAAATCAACGCCGGCGGATCggagaataagaagaagaagaagaagaagaagaggaggaggaggaccgCGAGTGAGTTTGAGTCTGAGTCGGAGTCGGAGCACAGGTCGAGGAATCGGACTGTGAAAGCGAAGGTGAATGGTAGATCTGCAGATTCCGGTAGTGTTATGAAGAAGAGTAAACTAAAAGAGGAAAAGCCAATGGAAGAG GGTAAGTCTAACAAAAACAAGGGGAGCTTGATGTGTCACCAGTGTCAGCGGAACGATAAGAGTGGTGTTGTACACTGCTCTCTGTGTAAATCAAAGCGGTTTTGCTATGAGTGCATTGAAAGATG GTACCCTGGGAAATCAAGAGAGGAATTTGAGGATGCTTGCCCATTTTGCCGTGGCAACTGCAACTGCAAAGCGTGCCTGCGCGAGTTTTTGGTTAAA CCTTGCCGAGAAGTTGAGCCCAGTGTTAAGTTACAGCGACTGCGTTACCTGTTATATAAGGCTTTACCTGTGCTGAGGCATATATATAGTGAGCAGAGCTCTGAACTGGAGATAGAAGCCAAAATCAGAG GTGTACACTTGACTGAACTGGACATAAAGAGAACTAAAGTACACCAAAAGGAGCGAATGTACTG TGACAATTGTTCTACATCTATTGTGGATTTCCACAGAAGCTGTCCAAACCCCAATTGTTCCTATGACCTGTGTCTTACTTGTTGCAAAGAGCTAAGGGACGGTCGGCAACCTGGAGGTAATGAAGGAGAAACATCTCACCAGCAAGCTCTAGAAAGAGCTCATAAAGAAGTGAAAGGACATTGCTCGGAGAGTAAAGTTGCCTCTACTTCTGATGATTCTAAAGTGGACCCATCCATTTCTTTTCCTAATTGGAGAGCTGATTCTGATGGCAGTATTCCATGTCCTCCAAAAGAACGTGGAGGTTGTGGCAATGGGAAGCTGGAATTGAGGCGTAAATTCAAGGCTAATTGGGTAATGAAGCTGCTAAAAAATGCAGAAGATGTTACTACTGACTTCAAGTGGCAAGAAGTTGATATTTCTCAAGGATGTTCCTGGTGCCAGCCAAATGATTCCGAGGAAACCAATGATAGGAAGCCTGAAAGGAGGCAAGCAGCTTTCAGGAAAAACAGTCATGATAACTTCTTATACTGTTCAGATGCTATTGACATTTCAGATGATGAGATCGAGCATTTTCAGAGGCACTGGATGAAAGGGGAACCAGTGATTGTCAGAAATGTTCTTGACAAGACATCTGGTCTTAGTTGGGAACCTATGGTTATGTGGAGGGCTTTTAGAGAAACGGGTGCTAAAGTAAAGTTCAAAGAGGAGACAAAAAGTGTAAAAGCCATTGATTGCTTGGATTGGAATGAG GTTGAGATTAATATTCACCAATTTTTCACGGGCTACTTAGCGGGTCGCATGCATAAAGATAAGTGGCCAGAGATGTTAAAATTAAAGGATTGGCCATCATCAACTTTGTTTGAGGAACGCTTGCCAAGACACTGTGCGGAATTCATTGCAGCGCTCCCCTACAGTGACTATACTGATCCCAAAGATTCAAATGCTGGTATTCTCAATCTAGCTACAAGACTTCCTGAAGGGTCGCTGAAACCTGATATGGGACCAAAAACATACATTGCTTATGGATTCTCCGAAGAGCTTGGTAGAGGTGATTCAGTGACTAAGCTGCACTGTGATATGTCTGATGCG GTAAATGTTCTGACACACACAGCAACAGTGAAGATTGAGCCGTGGCAGCACAATGCCATAAAGAATGTGAAGAGCAAACATGAAGCTGAAGACCTTTGTGATCTCTACAATgaaaaaaatcacaaaaaggGCAGGGTTAGAGGAACATTGTTGAAGAAAACTCGCAACGTCCTGGTTAAGGGTGCTGATTCTTCTGAATATACTAAAAGTGGTAAAGTTGTGGAGAATGACCATCTAGTGTCAACTCTGCAGGATGGGAAGGGAAACAAACTGGACAGAGCACAGTCATGTAGAACTTCACTTTTGTCAGATTCTGTCGATCCAGGCATCCTTAGATCTGACGAAACAGAACATGTTCCGGAACCTCTTGCTACTACTGAACTAAATGAAGTAAAGGTTGCGAGTGTTGGTCATCAGAGGAATGATGTGCTAAAATCCACCTCGCCTCGTGCAAATGGAGTTGAAAAAGAGCAAGAGTGTGCTCAATGttccagtgacatgatcagtggAAGGCTTGAAGGGAAAGATGCTTCAAGGGATGCAAGTGTAAACACACATGCAACAAAGGATTTCAAAGGTAGTGACAAGTTGGACATTGTCCATGGTGGTGCTGTTTGGGACATCTTTCGTATCCAGGACACTCCCAAGTTAATAGAGTACCTGGAGAAACACAAAAAAGAATTTCGCCACCTTAATAATCATCCTGTAGATTCT GTTGTTCATCCTATTCATGATCAGACTCTGTACTTGAATGAGAGACATAAGAAACAACTAAAGGAGGAGTTCG ATGTGGAGCCTTGGACATTTGAGCAACATCTTGGTGAGGCAGTTTTTATTCCAGCTGGATGTCCTCATCAAGTGAGAAATAGACAA
- the LOC112169337 gene encoding uncharacterized protein LOC112169337, whose protein sequence is MKLEFEKCWNSGLGMIASTCGIYKGLTLMEAKNVREDLEDTMSIEDHLKNIVDKTDQLNLQEDEKLQAKQELLNKRNRSLLSHYFKPTAEQDNEKQVPTTEEPEVSLGTREKENENKSSVSKLRSRLAQIEPIRFYGKNYHIWEQQMKLYLKKLKVAYVLCQPCPTIMLGLEASPEEIVQSMAAKQKWMNDDTRCGRTILHHLSVCLFHAYSQKQKTMTAKELWKDLELKFGTEASMITTETSLVEKYIKFRILRTKSIVEQVKEFNSIFDSLFASGLVVDEKFHVNVLISKLPPSWKNVFNRLIGKEYLSSLAMVMDILRVEEGRRFMRKNLKLHS, encoded by the exons ATGAAATTAGAATTCGAAAAGTGTTGGAACTCTGGTCTTGGTATGATAGCATCCACCTGCGGAATATATAAGGGTTTAACTCTGATGGAAGCGAAAAACGTTAGAGAGGACCTGGAGGACACGATGTCGATTGAAGACCATCTCAAG AATATAGTTGACAAAACAGACCAGTTGAACCTTCAAGAAGATGAAAAATTGCAGGCAAAACAAGAGCTACTAAACAAGAGAAACCGAAGTTTGTTGTCTCATTATTTCAAACCGACAGCTGAACAAGACAATGAAAAGCAAGTTCCTACCACTGAAG AACCAGAAGTTAGTTTGGGAACCAGAGAAAAGGAGAATGAGAACAAGAGTTCTGTATCAAAGTTAAG ATCCCGACTAGCTCAGATTGAGCCTATTCGTTTTTATGGGAAGAACTACCATATCTGGGAGCAACAGATGAAACTTTACCTAAAGAAATTGAAGGTTGCATATGTACTCTGTCAGCCCTGCCCAACCATTATGCTTGGATTAGAAGCAAGTCCAGAGGAAATTGTTCAATCCATGGCTGCTAAACAGAAATGGATGAATGATGACACCAGGTGTGGTCGTACGATCTTGCATCATCTATCTGTTTGTCTATTTCATGCTTACTCACAGAAACAGAAGACTATGACTGCGAAAGAACTGTGGAAAGATCTAGAATTAAAATTTGGAACAGAAGCATCTATGATTACAACAGAGACATCTCTGGTTGAAAAGTACATCAAATTTCGGATCCTTAGGACAAAATCAATTGTGGAGCAAGTTAAAGAATTCAATAGTATCTTTGATTCTCTTTTCGCTTCTGGACTGGTGGTCGATGAGAAATTCCATGTCAATGTCCTCATCTCCAAGCTCCCCCCTTCTTGGAAAAATGTTTTCAACCGGTTGATAGGCAAGGAGTATCTGAGTAGTCTTGCAATGGTGATGGATATTTTGAGGGTTGAAGAAGGGCGGCGCTTCATGAGGAAGAATTTGAAGTTACATTCATGA